The following DNA comes from bacterium.
AAGAATTAGAAAAATTAGAGGATGCCGCTTCTTTTGCCATAAAACAAGGTTTAGTCGTCAATGTTGGTCATGGGTTGAATTATCAAAATGTTATACCAATCGCTTCCATTCACGGAATAAATGAACTGAACATAGGACATTCAATCATTGCCCGGGCGATTTTAGTTGGGATGGACGAGGCAGTAAGAGAGATGTTGGAACTTGTAAGGAGATAGAGACAAAAAATGTTAAAACCAGAAGATTTCTTTGATTTGTCTCATTTTGGACATAAAGCAATATTTGAAGATGTAGAGTATGTTTGGGAAGTATTGAAGAAAATCGAAACTTACATTAAGCAGGTGATTAAACCGCAGATTTCAGGCACAATTATGGATGGTGCGTTTTTAATCGGCGATAATATCCAGATTGGAGAAGGAACAGTAGTCGAACCAGGTGCTTTTATTGCTGAACCTACCATTATTGGCAAAAATACACAGATTAGACAGGGGGCTTATGTCCGCGGGAGTGTTATTGTTGGAGATGAATGTGTCGTTGGTCATACGACCGAAATGAAGAATGCGATTATGTTAAATAAGGCTAAAGCAGGTCATTTTGCCTATATTGGCGATTCTATTTTAGGAAATGAGGTTAATTTAGGGGCAGGAACTAAACTGGCTAACTTTAAATTTGAAAATCTCTCATCCACCGTAGATGTAAGGTGTAACGATAAAATTTACAAAACAGGATTGAGAAAATTCGGTGCTATCTTAGGAGATAAAACCGAAACAGGTTGTAATTCAGTGATGACACCAGGTACTCTTTTAGGACCTAAATCCATTGTCTATCCTAATACTACCGTTAAAGGTTATTATCCTGCTCATTCCATTATAAAATTAAGACAAAATTTAGAAGTAATTATTCAGCCACTGATTAGCACGGATAAATAAATATACTCCAGTGGGGTATAAATTGTGATTATTTAAACTAATCGGTAATCAGGTAATCGGTAATCAGGTAATCAGTAATCGGTAATTTGAGATAGCAGGCTACTGCTTGCTCTTTACCGATAACCTGATAACCGATAACCTGAGTTGATAGTAACAGGAAATCACAAAATATGCTTCTCTAAAGTATAGATAGCAGAAGACAGAGGTCAGAAGACAATAGTTAGTGTGGTGTTGAGTAAGTTTTGCACGGCGTATCATCAGATTTCATAACCTGCAAACGGATAATTGGTAACGGGTTAAATAGTTTCGTCCTGGGATCAGCCAAACGGTATTTAATTACCAGTTNNNNNNNNNNNNNNNNNNNNNNNNNNNNNNNNNNNNNNNNNNNNNNNNNNNNNNNNNNNNNNNNNNNNNNNNNNNNNNNNNNNNNNNNNNNNNNNNNNNNAGTTAGTGTGGTGTTGAGTAAGTTTTGCACGGCGTATCATCAGATTTCATAACCTGCAAACGGATAATTGGTAACGGGTTAAATAGTTTCGTCCTGGGATCAGCCAAACGGTATTTAATTACCAGTTACCAGAATCAAATTCCGTGCGTTATTTGTTCAACACGACATTAGAAGATAGATGAGAACGGAGATTCGCAAAATTAGAGGGAGGTAAAGATAATGGGAAAAATTATGGTAAGGATGAGAATAAGAAACCTTTTTGATGAAGTAAGGGCAAAGAGTGGACTAATTAAAGAGGAGGAAGTCAGGGATATTACGGTTAATAATGCCCTGGTTGATACAGGGGCAACAATGCTTTCTCTACCTATAACCCTTATTGAGGAATTGGGGCTTGAACAATCTGGAACAAGAGAGGTTAGAACAGCAAATGGTATGGTTACAAGAAGGGTCTTTAGTGAAGTAAGAGCTGAAATTCAAGGAAGAGAAGGAGGATTTCAGGTTTTAGAGCTGCCAGTAGATGTTGTGCCTCTGGTTGGTCAGATTGTCCTGGAGCAGCTTGACTTATACCCTGACCCCCAGAATCAAAGACTTACTGGAAGACCAGATGCCCCTGACCATATGGTGGTGGAATGCTATCTATCTTGAGGATTTCTTCCTGTTTAGAGCAAAATATTTGCAAACTCAATTTATTTGGGTATAGTTACAAAGGGGGTAACCGTTCAGGATATAGCCACAGAGTCACAGAGAACACAGAGGGAATATATAACCACGAATGAACACAAATACAAAAAGATTCGACCTGTGCGATTAGGTTATATAGCGGTTATTAACTGGAAGTTTACAAGGATAATACCCATAGCCATGAGAATAATCGTTCCGTTAGGAACATAATATCGGTAGGAATAGATAGACAAATCAATCAGTTCCGGAGGAACGATATATTGGTAGAAAATTTAATTCTAAGTAAAGTTTTGAATAATAACTGTTATAGACTGCCAATTTGAGTTCCTCCCGCTGATGGAAGCTGAAATCTCCCCCGCTGGCGGGGGATTAAGGAAGTGGAAGTTAGAAGAAGAAAAGCCCTTCAGTCTTCAGTCTGATTACAGACATGGATACCCAACACGCCTCACCAATTTTTCCGTATTTCATCCGTGTCCATCTGTGGCTGAATAGTTACGATTTGGTTTATAATTCCTCGTGCCCTTCCGGGGCACCCACTTGTGGGTCGTTCGTGGTTTTAAAAGATGTGAGGAAGGTTAATCTAACCGCACAGGTCGAAAAGATTTGTAGTGCGAGGCGTTAGATTCGCTTCTGGCAAGCCAAAAGGCGAACTTAAAGGTTCGCACTACATTTATGGGATGTTAGAGGTTAATTCGTATCCATTTGTGACTAATTTCCTTAATTCTCTGTGAACTCTGTGTCTCTGTGGCTGAACGCTTACCAAAGGGGATTATTTGTTATGTCAGGATTATTTGGTACCGACGGGATACGGGGCGTGGCTAATCAGTATCCTATGACTGGACAATTTGCCGTCCAACTGGGATTTGCCGCCACCAGGAAACTTTCACAAAGAGAAAAAGCAAAAATAGTTGTGGGAAAAGACACACGCGTTTCTTCAGATATGCTTGAGGCAGGTTTAATTGCTGGAATTACATCCGCAGGTGGCGATGTCCTGAAAGTAGGCATTCTTCCTACCCCGGCAATTGCCTATCTAACAAAATCATTATCTGCCTGTGCGGGCATTGTTATCTCTGCTTCTCATAACCCATTTCAGGATAATGGAATTAAATTCTTTGGCCCGGATGGGCTGAAACTTAAAGATGAAATAGAAAACGAAATAGAAAATGCCTTATCAGAAGATTTCAACTATCCACCCGCAGAAAATATTGGTCGAGTTATCGAAATAAAAGATGCAAATACCCAATACTTAAATTTTGTAAAAGAAATGGCAGGTGATTCATTATCTCTTAAGGGAATGAAAGTGGTTATTGATTGTGCCAATGGAGCGACAAGTTTTATCGCACCAACCTTATTTCAAGAAATAAAGGCAGGGGTTATTTCCTTGAACTATCAGCCTGATGGGAAAAATATTAATTTTGATTGTGGCTCACTTCATCCAGAAAAAGCCGCCCAAATGGTAAAAAATCAAAATGCCTCAATCGGTCTTTGTTTTGATGGGGATGGAGATAGGGTAATTGCCATAGATGAAGAAGGAAAAATCGTGGATGGCGATTTTATAATGGCTATCTGCGCCAAACACCTTAAAGAAAATGAAATGTTAAATAACAACTTAGTTGTAACCACCGTAATGAGTAATATCGGATTTTATCTTGCTTTAAAAAGATTAAATATCGATACAATTACAACTAAAGTTGGCGATAGATATGTTGTTGAACAGATGTTAGAAAAAAAGGCTGTTTTAGGTGGTGAACAATCTGGCCATATTATATTTTTAAACCATTTTCCTACTGGAGATGGAATGGTTACTGCCTTGCAACTTCTCACCGTTATGCAAAAAACTTCCTTGCCTCTATCTAAATTAACCCAAATAATGAAAAAATATCCACAGGTATTGATAAATATTCGGGTTAAGGACAAAAAAACCGAGCTTGA
Coding sequences within:
- the glmM gene encoding phosphoglucosamine mutase, with the translated sequence MSGLFGTDGIRGVANQYPMTGQFAVQLGFAATRKLSQREKAKIVVGKDTRVSSDMLEAGLIAGITSAGGDVLKVGILPTPAIAYLTKSLSACAGIVISASHNPFQDNGIKFFGPDGLKLKDEIENEIENALSEDFNYPPAENIGRVIEIKDANTQYLNFVKEMAGDSLSLKGMKVVIDCANGATSFIAPTLFQEIKAGVISLNYQPDGKNINFDCGSLHPEKAAQMVKNQNASIGLCFDGDGDRVIAIDEEGKIVDGDFIMAICAKHLKENEMLNNNLVVTTVMSNIGFYLALKRLNIDTITTKVGDRYVVEQMLEKKAVLGGEQSGHIIFLNHFPTGDGMVTALQLLTVMQKTSLPLSKLTQIMKKYPQVLINIRVKDKKTELESIQEVQSAIKSGQESLKEEGRILVRYSGTEYLARVMVEGPTEDEINKIANNIANIIKEKIGV
- a CDS encoding glucose-1-phosphate thymidylyltransferase, with translation MLKPEDFFDLSHFGHKAIFEDVEYVWEVLKKIETYIKQVIKPQISGTIMDGAFLIGDNIQIGEGTVVEPGAFIAEPTIIGKNTQIRQGAYVRGSVIVGDECVVGHTTEMKNAIMLNKAKAGHFAYIGDSILGNEVNLGAGTKLANFKFENLSSTVDVRCNDKIYKTGLRKFGAILGDKTETGCNSVMTPGTLLGPKSIVYPNTTVKGYYPAHSIIKLRQNLEVIIQPLISTDK
- a CDS encoding retropepsin-like aspartic protease; protein product: MGKIMVRMRIRNLFDEVRAKSGLIKEEEVRDITVNNALVDTGATMLSLPITLIEELGLEQSGTREVRTANGMVTRRVFSEVRAEIQGREGGFQVLELPVDVVPLVGQIVLEQLDLYPDPQNQRLTGRPDAPDHMVVECYLS